One Bradyrhizobium sp. CCGB12 genomic window carries:
- a CDS encoding flavin reductase family protein, which produces MGRSDIHLVTDSNEIERQFRGVMRRLAGGVSIITAGRDDDITGMTVTSLTSLSASPPRVLVSVNRQASSFALIERFGTFGVNILGSDQQDLADRFSNGRLKGPERFEGIAWSAGTSGVPLLGNSLATVECRVEEIIERYSHGIIVGSLLSFELSPHLSGLVYWNGQYIEIKHDFDLDLLAEISIPLAHVR; this is translated from the coding sequence ATGGGAAGATCCGACATCCATCTCGTCACTGACAGCAACGAGATCGAACGGCAGTTCCGCGGGGTCATGCGCCGCCTCGCCGGCGGCGTCAGCATCATCACCGCCGGTCGCGACGACGACATCACGGGAATGACGGTGACGTCCCTGACCTCGCTGAGCGCGAGCCCGCCGCGCGTGCTGGTCAGCGTCAACCGCCAGGCGTCGTCCTTCGCGCTGATCGAGCGCTTCGGGACGTTCGGCGTGAATATCCTCGGCTCTGACCAGCAGGATCTGGCGGACCGTTTCAGCAACGGCCGCCTCAAGGGACCAGAGCGCTTCGAGGGCATTGCCTGGTCTGCCGGGACCTCAGGCGTGCCGCTCCTTGGAAACTCGCTCGCAACCGTCGAATGCCGGGTCGAAGAGATCATCGAGCGCTATTCCCACGGAATTATCGTCGGCAGTCTTTTGAGCTTCGAGCTGTCGCCCCACCTCTCCGGGCTGGTGTACTGGAACGGCCAGTACATCGAGATCAAGCATGATTTCGATCTCGATCTGCTCGCCGAGATCAGCATTCCCCTGGCGCATGTCAGGTGA
- a CDS encoding acyl-CoA dehydrogenase family protein, producing MNKTVSAPSLTTSEPLKTGSPELEALLNQIAEGASARERDRVLPFEVIDLIRSAHLGALRLPVAAGGAGSTIRALFAFVIRLGEADANVAHILRNHFSVVERLLRTPKDEQSRAWQKAVAEGAIIGLATTELESPRVGNVTPGTTFTPDGNGDYLLNGTKYYSTGTLYSDYVLVRAADPSGSTGATLVPIKREGIELVDDWDGLGQRLTATGTTYFRNVRVKRQEVVFDTPDGGYGVPYSNTFAQLFLTAIVAGIARATLRDASALVRSRKRTFYYAPTEIPTDDPLLQQTVGQIASGAFAAETVVLAAAEALDVATDAFDAGASNATEAAHTAALLSAKAKIIADDFAIRGGSLLFDVGGASATKKVTNFDRHWRNARTLSSHNPTTYKARSIGEHEINGTPLPAKGFF from the coding sequence ATGAACAAGACCGTTTCTGCCCCCTCCTTGACGACATCCGAGCCGCTCAAGACCGGCTCGCCGGAGCTGGAGGCGCTGCTCAACCAGATCGCCGAGGGTGCGAGTGCGCGCGAACGCGACCGCGTGCTGCCCTTCGAGGTCATCGACCTCATTCGCAGCGCCCACCTCGGCGCCTTGCGGCTGCCCGTGGCCGCGGGCGGTGCCGGCAGCACCATCCGCGCCCTCTTCGCCTTCGTCATCCGCCTCGGCGAGGCCGATGCCAACGTGGCCCATATCCTGCGCAACCATTTCAGCGTGGTTGAGCGGCTGCTGCGCACGCCCAAGGACGAGCAGAGCCGCGCCTGGCAGAAGGCGGTCGCCGAAGGCGCGATCATTGGGCTCGCCACCACCGAGCTCGAAAGCCCGCGCGTCGGCAATGTGACGCCTGGCACGACCTTCACGCCCGACGGGAACGGCGATTACCTGCTGAACGGCACCAAATATTACAGCACCGGCACGCTGTACTCGGATTACGTCCTGGTCCGCGCCGCCGATCCGTCCGGTTCAACCGGTGCGACGCTCGTTCCGATCAAGCGCGAGGGCATCGAGCTGGTCGACGATTGGGACGGCCTCGGGCAGCGGCTCACGGCCACCGGCACGACCTATTTCCGCAACGTCAGGGTCAAGCGGCAGGAAGTCGTATTCGACACGCCCGACGGCGGTTATGGCGTCCCCTATTCCAACACGTTCGCCCAGCTCTTCCTGACCGCGATCGTCGCGGGCATCGCGCGGGCGACGTTGCGCGACGCCTCCGCGCTGGTGCGTTCGCGCAAGCGCACGTTCTACTATGCCCCGACCGAAATCCCGACCGATGATCCGCTTCTGCAGCAGACGGTCGGCCAGATCGCCAGCGGCGCCTTTGCTGCCGAGACGGTCGTGCTTGCCGCCGCCGAAGCGCTGGACGTCGCGACCGACGCATTCGACGCCGGCGCGTCAAACGCCACGGAGGCCGCGCACACCGCCGCGCTGCTCTCTGCCAAGGCCAAGATCATCGCCGACGATTTCGCGATCCGCGGCGGCAGCCTGTTGTTCGACGTCGGCGGCGCCTCGGCGACCAAGAAGGTCACCAATTTCGACCGTCACTGGCGCAATGCGCGAACGCTCTCCTCGCACAATCCGACCACCTACAAGGCGCGTTCGATTGGCGAACACGAGATCAATGGCACGCCGTTGCCGGCAAAGGGCTTCTTCTAG
- a CDS encoding NrtA/SsuA/CpmA family ABC transporter substrate-binding protein, translating to MSDSPIAKPSRRSFLGTAAFGVGALAGLNIGDFAEAATGRTTDTVRLTWGLSGLNLIAKERGEFEKVLAKDGIKVEWLGPFPNHAPTLQAVTGGSADFSFGGSTTPALAAIIAGSPLVFTQFVVYEPRTTAIIAKDGSGIDKIEDLVGKSVAVNRSGLGEFLLVAALEKHKVDRSAVKFVYLNPPDAAPALASGKVDAWSMWSPGVDIARLEYKAHDLFLEGRDLDFQIDYTSYLTTRKFATDNPALVRAVNDAFRAEGKWISENGKDAEYIAQKVGKYSDEVRDQFIALKRQYRYFAVNDERFISELQKAADWLVARKVLPEPVKVTDHLAQL from the coding sequence ATGTCCGACTCTCCTATCGCCAAGCCGTCCCGGCGCAGCTTCCTCGGCACCGCGGCCTTCGGCGTCGGCGCGCTTGCCGGCCTGAACATCGGTGATTTCGCCGAGGCCGCGACTGGCCGCACCACCGACACGGTCCGCCTGACCTGGGGACTGAGCGGCCTCAACCTGATCGCCAAGGAGCGCGGCGAGTTCGAGAAGGTGCTGGCCAAGGACGGCATCAAGGTCGAATGGCTCGGCCCGTTCCCGAACCATGCGCCGACCCTGCAGGCCGTCACCGGCGGCAGCGCCGATTTCAGCTTCGGCGGCAGCACCACCCCGGCGCTGGCCGCGATCATCGCCGGCTCACCGCTGGTGTTCACCCAGTTCGTGGTCTACGAGCCCCGCACCACGGCCATCATCGCCAAGGACGGCTCCGGCATCGACAAGATCGAGGACCTCGTCGGAAAATCGGTCGCGGTCAACCGTTCTGGCCTCGGCGAATTCCTGCTGGTCGCCGCGCTCGAGAAGCACAAGGTCGACCGCTCCGCGGTCAAGTTCGTCTATCTCAATCCGCCGGATGCCGCGCCGGCGCTTGCCTCCGGCAAGGTCGACGCCTGGTCGATGTGGAGCCCCGGCGTCGATATCGCTCGCCTCGAATACAAGGCGCACGACCTCTTCCTGGAGGGCCGCGACCTCGACTTCCAGATCGACTACACGTCCTACCTCACCACCCGCAAATTCGCGACCGACAATCCTGCTCTCGTCCGCGCCGTGAACGATGCGTTCCGTGCCGAAGGGAAGTGGATCTCTGAGAACGGCAAGGACGCCGAGTACATCGCCCAGAAGGTGGGCAAGTACAGCGATGAGGTCCGCGACCAGTTCATCGCGCTGAAGCGACAGTACCGCTACTTCGCCGTCAACGACGAGCGCTTCATCAGCGAGTTGCAGAAGGCCGCCGACTGGCTCGTCGCCCGCAAGGTTTTGCCCGAGCCGGTCAAGGTGACCGACCATCTCGCCCAGCTCTGA
- a CDS encoding ABC transporter ATP-binding protein: MNTHVASLSPASFETGPAVVVSNLLRSYGNRVVIERLNLRIERGEFVALLGESGCGKTTLLRALAGLDAIQGGRIVAPRRPAVVFQEHRLLPWDSLWRNVALGLQTPDARERAAEALTEVGLGDRLDDWPRNLSGGQAQRVALARALVQQPELLLLDEPFAALDALTRIRMHELVRELVANHQPGVLLVTHDVDEAIALADRILVMRNGAIAYEHRVARGSSTPISRSELLGELGVNSQSSH; the protein is encoded by the coding sequence ATGAACACCCATGTCGCATCGCTGTCACCCGCCTCATTCGAGACCGGGCCGGCCGTTGTCGTCAGCAACCTCCTGCGCAGCTACGGCAATCGCGTGGTCATCGAAAGGCTGAACCTGCGCATCGAGCGGGGCGAGTTCGTCGCGCTGCTAGGCGAGAGCGGTTGCGGCAAGACCACCTTGCTGCGCGCACTTGCGGGTCTCGATGCCATTCAGGGCGGTCGCATCGTGGCACCGCGCCGGCCGGCCGTGGTGTTCCAGGAGCACCGGCTTTTGCCCTGGGACAGCCTCTGGCGCAACGTCGCGCTTGGCTTGCAGACGCCGGACGCACGCGAACGTGCCGCAGAAGCGCTGACCGAGGTCGGCCTCGGCGACCGTCTCGACGACTGGCCGCGCAACCTCTCCGGCGGACAGGCCCAGCGTGTCGCTCTGGCCCGCGCGCTGGTGCAGCAGCCCGAGCTTCTGCTCCTCGACGAGCCCTTTGCCGCGCTGGACGCGCTCACCCGCATCCGCATGCATGAGCTCGTCCGCGAGCTCGTCGCCAATCATCAGCCGGGCGTGCTGCTCGTCACCCACGACGTCGACGAAGCCATTGCTTTGGCCGACCGCATCCTCGTGATGCGGAACGGCGCCATTGCTTACGAGCACCGCGTCGCACGCGGCAGCTCGACACCCATTTCGCGTAGCGAGCTCCTCGGCGAGCTCGGCGTGAATTCTCAATCCTCCCACTAA
- a CDS encoding ABC transporter permease subunit produces the protein MARAPASAKSKLGARGLQLLSWLAPVVLVVIWEWLAQAGLLSPHVLPAPSKVIRTAFKLATTGTLLNDLGVSLLRAASGFVIGTAVGATLGILVGFSRIAEAAIDRSVQMIRAIPFLAVLPLVIVWLGVGETQKIFLVALGVTFPIYINTVLGIRQVDPKLLELGRVQGLNAIQLIRRIILPGALPSILTGVRYALATAWLALVVAETIGAQSGIGFLAMDAREFLRTDVIVLTIVIYALIGVAADGIARFLERRLLAWHPNYGAAR, from the coding sequence ATCGCACGCGCGCCGGCTTCGGCGAAAAGCAAGCTCGGCGCGCGCGGCCTCCAGCTGCTGTCATGGCTCGCCCCCGTTGTGCTGGTCGTGATCTGGGAGTGGCTGGCGCAGGCGGGACTTCTCTCGCCACACGTGCTTCCCGCGCCCAGCAAGGTGATCCGGACTGCATTCAAGCTCGCGACCACCGGAACGCTCCTGAACGATCTCGGCGTCAGCCTGCTGCGCGCAGCGTCGGGATTTGTGATCGGCACAGCGGTCGGTGCGACGCTCGGTATTCTCGTCGGATTCTCCAGGATCGCGGAAGCAGCAATCGATCGCAGCGTCCAGATGATCCGGGCCATTCCGTTCCTCGCGGTCCTGCCCCTGGTCATCGTCTGGCTCGGCGTCGGCGAAACCCAAAAGATCTTCCTTGTCGCACTTGGCGTCACCTTCCCGATCTACATCAATACCGTGCTCGGCATTCGACAGGTGGACCCCAAGCTGCTCGAGCTCGGCCGCGTGCAGGGCCTGAACGCCATTCAGCTGATCCGCCGGATCATCCTGCCCGGAGCGTTGCCGTCGATCCTGACCGGGGTCCGCTATGCGCTGGCGACGGCGTGGCTCGCGCTGGTCGTGGCGGAAACGATCGGCGCGCAGTCGGGCATCGGCTTTCTCGCGATGGACGCGCGTGAATTCCTGCGCACTGACGTGATCGTGCTGACCATCGTGATCTATGCGCTGATCGGCGTTGCAGCTGATGGGATTGCGCGTTTCCTCGAACGGCGCCTGCTGGCCTGGCATCCGAATTACGGAGCGGCGCGATGA
- a CDS encoding LLM class flavin-dependent oxidoreductase, whose translation MTTAPLRFGIWALVHGPRAAHQDPEEPYDASWERNRDLILAAEELGYDSTLIAQHTINPHQEDLDQLEAWSAAAAVAALTKRIEIIAAIKPYLYHPVVLAKLALGIENISRGRFAINLVNAWNRPELEKAGIGFPEHDARYAYGKEWISVVSRLMEGERLNFSGDHFSVSDYALRPTSLYRKRPAVYVGGESEPARDLVAGHGDVWFINGQPLDDVAGLIADVAARPRGSAPPLRFGLSAFVVARETREEAQAAHDRLLSLAAKDAPMKAIQKQNTDPKVVMMQTMQKTPRVGSNGGTAAGLVGSYDEVATRIEAFHTAGIELFMLQFQPFEAEMQRFAEEIIPRVRARQSDGPSERIARSLG comes from the coding sequence ATGACGACCGCACCGCTTCGCTTCGGCATCTGGGCGCTGGTGCACGGGCCCCGTGCTGCGCATCAGGATCCGGAGGAGCCCTATGATGCCTCCTGGGAGCGCAATCGGGATCTGATCCTTGCAGCCGAGGAGCTCGGCTACGACTCGACATTGATCGCGCAGCACACGATCAATCCTCACCAGGAAGATCTCGACCAGCTCGAAGCCTGGAGCGCCGCGGCCGCGGTTGCGGCGCTGACCAAGCGGATCGAGATCATCGCCGCCATCAAGCCGTATCTCTATCATCCCGTGGTGCTGGCCAAGCTGGCGCTGGGGATCGAGAACATCAGCCGCGGCCGCTTTGCGATCAATCTGGTCAATGCCTGGAACCGGCCCGAGCTGGAAAAGGCCGGGATCGGCTTTCCCGAGCACGATGCGCGCTATGCCTATGGCAAGGAGTGGATCTCCGTGGTGTCCCGCTTGATGGAGGGCGAGCGCCTCAATTTCAGCGGCGATCATTTCAGCGTCTCGGACTATGCGCTGCGGCCGACCAGCCTCTATCGCAAGCGTCCTGCCGTCTATGTCGGAGGGGAATCCGAGCCGGCGCGCGATCTGGTCGCCGGCCACGGCGACGTCTGGTTCATCAACGGCCAGCCGCTCGACGATGTCGCCGGCCTGATCGCCGACGTCGCGGCCCGTCCGCGCGGTTCGGCGCCACCCTTGCGTTTCGGTCTGTCCGCCTTTGTCGTCGCACGTGAAACCCGGGAAGAGGCGCAGGCCGCCCATGATCGGCTGCTCAGCCTTGCCGCAAAGGATGCGCCGATGAAGGCGATCCAGAAACAGAATACGGATCCGAAGGTCGTGATGATGCAGACCATGCAGAAGACGCCGCGGGTCGGCAGCAACGGCGGCACGGCCGCCGGGCTGGTCGGCAGTTACGACGAGGTCGCGACGCGCATCGAGGCGTTCCATACTGCTGGCATCGAACTCTTCATGCTGCAATTCCAGCCCTTCGAGGCCGAGATGCAGCGCTTCGCGGAGGAGATCATCCCCCGCGTCCGGGCCAGACAATCGGATGGGCCGTCCGAGAGGATCGCCCGGTCGCTGGGGTAA
- a CDS encoding LLM class flavin-dependent oxidoreductase: MPPRQLHLNVNLLHSGVYPSAWRLPESDPRAFFDLGHYVRVAQIAERGKLDAIFLADSPAVNDRIDYRSFTSLEPTIILATVAAATTHVGLIGTVSTTYNEPYNIARRFVTLDHASGGRSGWNAVTTADAASSRNFGLTGAVEHKARYERAKEFTEIVHALFDSWEDDAFVGDKASARFVDTSKVHPIAHRGPHYSVAGPLNVPRSPQGRPVTVQAGGSNDGRDFAAAYAEAVFTLAQSIEEGVAYARDLRTRAAAYGRSGDSIVTLPGLATVIGSTEAEAKRRQDELWELVPIEYSLARLAGTLQIDPALLDLDKPLPDPLPLPANANHTMFQGTVNIARRGNLTVRQLIRALGGGVGHRIIVGTPEQIADDIEAWFKAGAADGFNLMPDVLPTGLETFVDTVVPILQKRGLFRTEYTGTTLRDHFALPRPASRFAKRAPEVASA; encoded by the coding sequence ATGCCGCCACGTCAACTGCACCTGAACGTCAACCTGCTCCACTCCGGCGTCTATCCATCGGCCTGGCGACTACCGGAGAGTGATCCGCGCGCCTTCTTCGATCTCGGCCATTATGTGCGGGTGGCGCAGATTGCCGAGCGCGGCAAGCTCGACGCGATCTTTCTCGCGGATTCCCCAGCCGTGAACGATCGCATCGACTACCGGTCGTTCACTTCGCTGGAGCCGACCATCATTCTGGCCACGGTCGCCGCCGCAACAACGCATGTAGGGCTGATCGGGACGGTGTCGACGACCTACAACGAGCCCTACAACATCGCGCGCCGCTTCGTGACGCTCGACCACGCCAGCGGCGGCCGTTCGGGATGGAACGCGGTGACGACCGCGGATGCCGCATCAAGCCGCAATTTCGGCCTCACGGGTGCAGTGGAGCATAAGGCCCGCTACGAGCGCGCCAAGGAATTCACGGAAATCGTCCACGCGCTGTTCGATAGCTGGGAGGACGACGCCTTCGTCGGCGACAAGGCGAGCGCGCGGTTCGTCGATACGTCGAAAGTGCATCCGATCGCCCACCGCGGCCCGCATTATTCGGTGGCCGGACCGCTGAACGTCCCGCGCTCGCCGCAGGGACGGCCGGTTACGGTGCAGGCCGGCGGCTCCAACGACGGACGCGATTTTGCGGCGGCTTATGCGGAAGCGGTGTTCACGCTGGCACAGTCGATCGAGGAAGGCGTTGCCTATGCGCGCGATCTGCGCACACGTGCGGCGGCTTACGGGCGTTCCGGCGATTCCATCGTCACCCTGCCCGGACTTGCCACAGTCATCGGCAGCACCGAGGCCGAGGCGAAGCGGCGGCAGGATGAGCTCTGGGAGCTGGTCCCGATCGAATACAGCCTGGCGCGGCTCGCCGGCACGCTTCAGATCGACCCTGCTTTGCTCGATCTCGACAAGCCGCTTCCCGATCCGCTGCCGCTTCCGGCGAACGCCAATCACACCATGTTCCAGGGCACCGTGAACATCGCCCGGCGCGGCAACCTCACCGTCCGCCAATTGATCCGCGCGCTCGGCGGCGGCGTCGGCCATCGCATCATCGTGGGCACGCCGGAGCAGATTGCAGACGATATCGAGGCCTGGTTCAAGGCAGGCGCCGCGGACGGCTTCAACCTGATGCCGGATGTTCTGCCGACGGGGCTCGAGACCTTCGTCGACACCGTTGTGCCGATCCTGCAGAAGCGCGGCCTGTTCCGCACCGAGTACACCGGCACGACGCTGCGTGACCATTTTGCTCTGCCGCGGCCGGCGAGCCGTTTTGCGAAACGAGCGCCGGAAGTCGCGTCGGCCTGA
- a CDS encoding aliphatic sulfonate ABC transporter substrate-binding protein, producing MPHLTSRLRILAAAALSLFVMAAVRPAMSEEIRIGYQKSSTLTAILKTNGELEKALKPLGITVSWHEFTSGLPLLEAINIGSIDFGADVADTVPIFAQAAGAKLAYIAEEAASPAAQAIVIPESSAIKTVAELKGKKVAVTKGAGSHYLLLAALAKSGLSFKDITPAYLTPADGRAAFVSNNVDAWVAWDPFLTSALHQTKGKILSDGSNGFASYKRYYLASAAYADKHAEVLNVIFAKLSATGKWVKAQPKEAATLLAGLWGIDAATVEEANSHRSYQVGAVTGPGLSEQQRIADAFHAEGLIPVKIDTTTLKIWSPKGS from the coding sequence ATGCCTCATCTCACGTCCCGCCTGCGGATCCTCGCCGCGGCCGCGCTCAGCCTCTTTGTCATGGCGGCCGTTCGGCCTGCGATGTCCGAGGAGATCCGCATCGGCTATCAAAAATCCTCGACGCTGACGGCGATCCTGAAAACGAACGGTGAGCTCGAAAAGGCGTTGAAGCCACTCGGAATCACGGTCTCATGGCACGAATTCACCAGCGGCTTGCCGTTGCTGGAGGCCATCAATATCGGGAGCATCGATTTCGGCGCCGACGTCGCCGACACGGTGCCGATCTTCGCGCAGGCGGCCGGCGCCAAGCTCGCCTATATCGCGGAGGAAGCCGCCTCGCCGGCGGCACAGGCGATCGTGATTCCGGAATCTTCGGCCATCAAGACCGTCGCTGAACTCAAAGGCAAGAAGGTTGCCGTGACCAAGGGCGCGGGCAGCCACTATCTGCTGCTCGCAGCACTGGCGAAATCCGGGCTCAGCTTCAAGGACATCACGCCCGCCTATCTGACGCCGGCGGACGGCCGCGCGGCCTTCGTCAGCAACAATGTGGATGCATGGGTCGCCTGGGATCCGTTCCTGACCAGCGCACTGCACCAGACCAAAGGCAAGATCCTGTCCGATGGCAGCAATGGCTTTGCGAGCTACAAGCGCTATTACCTCGCCTCCGCCGCTTATGCGGACAAGCATGCCGAGGTGCTCAACGTGATCTTTGCGAAGCTCTCCGCGACCGGAAAATGGGTGAAGGCGCAGCCGAAGGAAGCTGCCACATTGCTCGCCGGGCTCTGGGGTATCGACGCGGCAACCGTCGAGGAGGCCAACAGCCACCGCTCCTATCAAGTGGGCGCGGTCACCGGCCCGGGCCTGTCCGAGCAGCAGCGCATTGCCGATGCGTTCCACGCCGAAGGCCTGATCCCCGTGAAGATCGACACCACGACCCTCAAGATCTGGTCGCCGAAGGGATCCTGA
- a CDS encoding LLM class flavin-dependent oxidoreductase, with protein sequence MTRPRELRFNAFNMTAPSHNWAGLWSHPRDASIDYNTLDYWTGYARTAERGLLDGIFLADVFGVYDVYGGNAEAAARHAVQLPNADPTLLVSAMALVTKHLGFGITSNLTFEHPYQLARTFSTLDHLTRGRIGWNIVTGYLDSGARGMGLPAGRAHDDRYDAAEDFLTAAYKLWEGSWEDDAVRRDRGSGIFTDPAKLHRVLHDGPYFKVDGIHLAEPSPQRTPLLYQAGASKRGRAFAAQHSEAIFLNGQTKSILARAVREIREAAKALGRDPYDIRLFAGATVIVAPTRAEANDLLEDYARHVDQTGQLALLSGWTGIDFSTYRPDQPIEYVESNAIQSMVENFTIRSDRPVNVGDLARLSRAGARSPFVVGSPQDVADELIDWADQTDVDGFNLFRLVAPESLNAFVDLVVPELQSRGVYKTAYRDGTLREKLFPGRGPRLHATHPGAGFRRLPSKSSFHSDAAE encoded by the coding sequence ATGACGCGACCGCGCGAGCTGCGCTTCAACGCCTTCAACATGACCGCGCCCAGCCACAATTGGGCAGGCCTGTGGTCGCATCCGCGCGATGCGTCGATCGACTACAACACGCTCGATTATTGGACCGGCTACGCCAGAACCGCGGAGCGCGGACTGCTCGACGGCATTTTTCTCGCGGACGTGTTCGGCGTGTACGACGTCTATGGCGGAAATGCCGAGGCGGCCGCGCGGCATGCGGTCCAGCTTCCCAACGCGGATCCGACGCTACTCGTATCCGCCATGGCGCTCGTCACAAAACATCTCGGCTTCGGTATCACCTCGAACCTGACTTTCGAGCATCCCTACCAGCTCGCACGCACGTTCTCGACACTCGACCATCTCACCAGGGGCAGGATCGGCTGGAACATCGTCACCGGCTATCTCGACAGCGGCGCACGCGGCATGGGCCTTCCGGCCGGCCGCGCGCATGACGATCGTTATGACGCGGCCGAAGATTTTCTCACCGCCGCCTACAAGCTGTGGGAGGGAAGCTGGGAGGACGACGCGGTTCGCCGCGATCGCGGCAGCGGCATCTTTACCGATCCCGCAAAGCTTCATCGGGTGCTGCATGACGGTCCCTACTTCAAGGTCGACGGCATCCATCTGGCCGAGCCCTCGCCGCAGCGGACGCCGCTGCTCTACCAGGCAGGCGCCTCAAAGCGCGGCCGTGCCTTCGCCGCCCAGCATTCGGAAGCGATCTTTCTCAACGGCCAGACCAAGTCGATCCTCGCCCGCGCCGTCCGCGAGATTCGGGAGGCCGCCAAGGCCCTTGGTCGCGATCCCTACGACATCCGCCTGTTCGCCGGCGCGACCGTGATCGTGGCGCCGACACGGGCCGAAGCGAACGATCTGCTCGAGGACTACGCGCGGCATGTCGACCAGACCGGCCAGCTCGCCTTGTTGTCGGGCTGGACCGGCATCGACTTCTCGACCTATCGGCCCGACCAGCCGATCGAATATGTCGAGAGCAACGCCATCCAGTCGATGGTCGAGAATTTCACAATACGAAGCGACCGCCCGGTCAATGTCGGCGATCTCGCCCGATTGAGCCGTGCCGGCGCGCGGTCGCCCTTCGTGGTCGGCTCGCCGCAGGACGTCGCCGACGAGCTGATCGACTGGGCCGACCAGACCGACGTCGACGGCTTCAACCTGTTCCGCCTGGTGGCGCCGGAATCGCTGAACGCTTTCGTCGACCTCGTGGTGCCGGAGCTGCAATCGCGCGGCGTGTACAAGACCGCCTACCGCGACGGCACGCTGCGCGAAAAGCTGTTTCCGGGACGTGGCCCGCGGCTCCACGCGACACATCCCGGCGCGGGTTTTCGGCGGTTGCCGTCAAAGAGTTCGTTCCATTCCGACGCCGCCGAATAG
- a CDS encoding O-acetylhomoserine aminocarboxypropyltransferase/cysteine synthase family protein — protein sequence MALETRNFETLALHGGSYRTDPATGAVAVPIYQTTSFQFENTDHASRLFALEQLGPIYTRIGNPTQQAFEDRLAALEGGAAALAVASGQTASAFAIFNIAQAGDNIVSSTDLYGGTWTLLSQTLKQFGIEVRFVDPSDPENFRRATDAKTRAYFGETLPNPKLNVFPIREVADIGRSLGVPLILDNTASPLIARPFEHGAAVVVYSTTKYIGGHGTAIGGAIVDGGNFDWAAHADRFPLLNKPDEAYHGAIWTEAAKPLGPIAYILRARVKLLRDLGASIAPQNAFQFIQGLETLPLRIRQHNENAVKVANFLAKHPSVSNVIFPGLQTGENRRRADAYLKGGFGGLVGFELTGGVEAGRRFIDALKLFYHVANIGDARSLAIHPASTTHQQLTPAEQLAAGVTPGYVRLSVGIEHPDDILADLGQALAQADAGARKAA from the coding sequence ATGGCGTTGGAGACCCGGAACTTCGAGACGCTCGCGTTGCATGGTGGTTCGTATCGTACCGACCCCGCTACGGGTGCGGTGGCGGTTCCGATCTATCAGACTACGTCGTTCCAGTTCGAGAACACCGACCACGCCTCGCGCCTGTTCGCGCTCGAGCAACTCGGGCCGATCTACACCCGCATCGGCAACCCGACCCAGCAGGCTTTTGAGGACAGGTTGGCTGCGCTCGAGGGCGGGGCGGCCGCCCTCGCGGTTGCCTCGGGACAGACGGCGTCCGCATTCGCGATCTTCAACATCGCGCAGGCCGGCGACAATATCGTGTCGTCGACGGACCTCTACGGCGGCACCTGGACGCTGCTGTCGCAGACCCTGAAGCAATTCGGCATCGAGGTGCGCTTCGTCGATCCCTCCGATCCCGAAAACTTCCGCCGCGCCACCGACGCGAAGACGCGAGCCTATTTCGGCGAGACGCTGCCGAATCCCAAGCTCAACGTATTTCCCATCAGGGAAGTTGCCGACATCGGCCGCTCGCTGGGCGTACCGCTGATCCTCGATAACACGGCTTCGCCGCTGATCGCGCGGCCGTTCGAGCATGGCGCTGCCGTGGTGGTTTATTCGACCACGAAGTATATCGGCGGCCATGGCACCGCGATCGGCGGCGCCATCGTCGACGGCGGCAATTTCGACTGGGCCGCACATGCGGATCGCTTTCCGCTGCTGAACAAGCCTGACGAGGCCTATCACGGCGCGATCTGGACCGAGGCCGCGAAGCCGCTCGGCCCGATCGCCTACATCCTGCGCGCCCGCGTCAAACTGCTGCGCGACCTCGGCGCATCGATCGCGCCGCAGAACGCCTTCCAGTTCATCCAGGGTCTCGAGACGCTGCCGCTGCGCATCCGCCAGCACAACGAGAATGCGGTGAAGGTCGCGAACTTCCTCGCCAAGCATCCGTCGGTGTCGAACGTGATCTTCCCCGGCCTGCAGACCGGAGAGAACCGGCGCAGGGCCGATGCCTATCTGAAGGGCGGCTTCGGCGGGCTGGTCGGCTTCGAGCTGACGGGGGGCGTCGAAGCCGGCCGGCGGTTCATCGACGCGCTGAAACTGTTCTATCACGTCGCCAATATCGGCGATGCTCGTTCGCTCGCCATTCATCCGGCATCGACGACGCATCAGCAGCTTACTCCGGCCGAGCAGCTCGCAGCCGGCGTGACCCCCGGCTACGTCCGCCTGTCGGTCGGCATCGAGCATCCCGACGACATCCTGGCCGATCTCGGCCAGGCGTTGGCGCAGGCCGACGCGGGCGCGCGCAAGGCCGCGTGA